The following are from one region of the Hydrogenophaga sp. BPS33 genome:
- a CDS encoding YbaK/EbsC family protein, with the protein MCGAELKTLSEPVQRVARVLQDAGHPHTPMMLDGAARTAQQAADALGVALGQIAKSIIFRRKSDDAAVLVITSGDLRVDEKKVQALVCGADGGKLGRADADFVKARTGFSIGGVSPVAHATPPVALIDAQLFRFDDIWAAAGHPHAVFRLSPAQLQALSGAPVHDVTTEAAAP; encoded by the coding sequence ATGTGCGGTGCCGAATTGAAGACGCTGTCCGAGCCCGTGCAGCGCGTGGCGCGCGTGCTGCAGGACGCCGGCCATCCCCATACCCCCATGATGCTCGACGGCGCCGCGCGCACCGCGCAGCAGGCGGCCGATGCGCTCGGCGTGGCGCTGGGCCAGATCGCCAAGAGCATCATCTTCCGCCGCAAGAGCGACGATGCGGCGGTGCTGGTGATCACCTCGGGCGACCTGCGCGTGGACGAGAAGAAGGTGCAGGCGCTGGTGTGCGGTGCGGACGGTGGAAAGCTGGGCCGGGCCGATGCCGACTTCGTGAAGGCCCGCACCGGTTTCTCGATCGGCGGCGTGTCACCCGTGGCGCACGCCACCCCGCCCGTGGCGCTGATCGACGCCCAACTGTTTCGCTTCGACGACATCTGGGCCGCTGCCGGGCACCCGCATGCGGTGTTTCGGCTGAGTCCTGCGCAGTTGCAGGCGCTCAGCGGCGCGCCGGTGCACGACGTCACCACCGAAGCGGCCGCGCCGTGA
- a CDS encoding DUF1289 domain-containing protein has translation MSLEPTVITLRAARQRAGLAPGVPSPCISICKMNAATGWCDGCWRSIDEIVAWGRASDAQKLAIWEQIEARQRR, from the coding sequence GTGAGCCTGGAGCCCACGGTCATCACCCTGCGGGCCGCGCGCCAGCGGGCGGGCTTGGCGCCAGGCGTGCCGTCGCCCTGCATTTCGATCTGCAAGATGAACGCCGCCACCGGCTGGTGCGACGGCTGCTGGCGCTCCATCGACGAGATCGTGGCCTGGGGACGCGCGAGCGACGCACAAAAACTGGCGATCTGGGAACAGATCGAAGCGCGCCAGCGGCGCTGA
- a CDS encoding 2-hydroxychromene-2-carboxylate isomerase: MQDIAFYYDPISPFAHLAFERLPEALMGHSVQVRYKPILFAALLKAHGQLGPAEIPAKRDWTYRHVSWLGHHHGVALDLPAAHPFNPLPLLRLGLGCATDDAPGDTNRYVTEQLLRHVWRGGLDASDPARLAALQALLQDHMAQRGKPWHAPESDVVKQRLRSNTDEALALGLFGVPAMVWAGRVFWGFDALPMLRAALDGDAWFDTQWAAAAQRPEGVRRS, translated from the coding sequence ATGCAAGACATCGCCTTCTACTACGACCCGATCTCGCCTTTTGCGCACCTGGCGTTCGAGCGCCTGCCCGAAGCGCTCATGGGACACAGCGTGCAGGTGCGCTACAAGCCGATTCTGTTTGCCGCGCTGCTCAAGGCCCACGGCCAGCTCGGCCCGGCCGAGATCCCCGCCAAGCGCGACTGGACCTACCGCCACGTCAGCTGGTTGGGCCACCACCACGGCGTGGCGCTCGACCTGCCGGCCGCGCATCCCTTCAACCCCTTGCCGCTGCTGCGCCTGGGCCTGGGCTGTGCCACCGACGACGCGCCGGGCGATACCAACCGCTACGTCACCGAGCAACTGCTGCGCCACGTGTGGCGGGGCGGGCTCGACGCGAGCGACCCGGCGCGGCTGGCGGCGCTGCAGGCGCTGCTGCAGGACCACATGGCCCAGCGCGGCAAGCCCTGGCACGCGCCCGAGAGCGATGTGGTGAAGCAGCGCCTGCGCAGCAACACCGACGAAGCCCTGGCACTCGGTCTGTTTGGCGTACCCGCGATGGTATGGGCGGGCCGCGTGTTCTGGGGCTTCGATGCGCTGCCCATGCTGCGCGCCGCCCTGGACGGCGACGCTTGGTTCGACACCCAATGGGCCGCCGCCGCTCAGCGGCCCGAGGGCGTGCGCCGTTCCTGA
- a CDS encoding universal stress protein, which produces MFKKILVPTDGSDVADKATETAVQLARSLNAQIVGVNVIDPFPYIGIGDASAVGLQAYLTEAKAAAGQALDTLRKACEAAGVPCVGDTIERNVVYEGIIETAEAEHCDLIVMGSHGRRGVKALILGSVAQKVLTHSKTPVLIVKT; this is translated from the coding sequence ATGTTCAAGAAAATTCTCGTGCCCACCGACGGTTCCGACGTGGCCGACAAGGCCACCGAGACCGCGGTGCAACTGGCCCGCAGCCTGAACGCGCAGATCGTTGGCGTGAACGTGATCGATCCGTTTCCCTACATCGGTATTGGCGATGCGTCGGCCGTCGGCCTGCAGGCCTACCTGACCGAAGCGAAGGCCGCGGCCGGGCAGGCGCTGGACACCTTGCGCAAGGCCTGCGAAGCCGCCGGCGTGCCCTGCGTGGGCGACACGATCGAACGCAACGTGGTGTACGAGGGCATCATCGAAACCGCCGAGGCCGAGCACTGCGACCTGATCGTCATGGGCTCGCATGGGCGTCGGGGCGTCAAGGCGCTCATTCTGGGCAGCGTGGCGCAAAAAGTCCTGACGCATTCGAAGACACCCGTGCTCATCGTCAAGACGTAA
- the uvrA gene encoding excinuclease ABC subunit UvrA translates to MSDAFLPADLPAGAPPAASPDEGREPPAEGGTGLIRIRGARQHNLKNLDLDIRTGELTVVTGPSGSGKSSLVFDTLFAEGQRRYVETFSAYARQFLDRMDKPAVDKVEGVPPAIAIDQTNPVRSSRSTVGTMTELNDHLKLWFARGADLFDRDTALPVRHDSPESIYAEMQQRSAQQNDPRLVVTFPVELPASTTPEEVEQWLSASGYTRVQAERIVQREAVATEDKPAGKGKAKAVAASETVKVLDVVADRFRIGTAESARVMEAIEVGLKRGGGKLMVYALADEGEPEIWRFSTGLHCPESDIRYSEPTPSMFSFNSAVGACEACRGFGRVIGVDYGLVIPNDKLTLRAGAIKVFQTPAWKECQDDLMRHAEAAGIPRDTAWGKLTPEQQHWVKSGSPQWNGKWNQQWYGVDRFFEYLESKAYKMHIRVLLSKYRSYTECPTCRGARLKTDSLLWRIGTKAQADAVLAPAQRTLPQGARWTRAQLEDLPGLCLHDLMLLSLDRLRVFFSSLEPSPQPSPASGRGGTFPSAPGMDGSSVLLPLPLAGEGRGEGQRQALKLLLDEINTRIRYLCEVGIGYLTLDRQSRTLSGGEVQRINLTTALGTSLVNTLFVLDEPSIGLHPRDMARINDAMLRLRDAGNTLVVVEHDPAVMLAADRLIDMGPGPGERGGQIVFDGTPEAIRSADTLTGAYLGSRKTIGMGFKRMVTDSTPRLILEGAREHNLKNVSVEFPLQRLVVVTGVSGSGKSSLIQDVLAPALLRHFGKSTDSPGAHDRLLGADHLSEVVFVDQSPIGKTARSNPVSYVGAWDAIRSLFAEAPLARQRSYTPAKFSFNSGDGRCPTCGGSGFEHVEMQFLSDVYLRCPDCDGKRYRPEILEVKIQRPSTGSGHTVGLNVADVLELTVSEAATLFANDREVIRVLQPIVDVGLEYVKLGQPVPTLSGGEAQRLKLAGFLAEASKNSSASRQAVARKGTLFLFDEPTTGLHFDDIAKLMRSLRKLLDAGHSLVVIEHNLDVIRAADWLIDLGPEGGDAGGLIVAEGPPEAVREHASSHTAKALRDYAMSMGEVHLVSDALPSWGTTGVGARPRGLSTEGSNSIRIVNAKEHNLKNLSVDIPRGKFNVISGVSGSGKSTLAFDILFNEGQRRYLESLNAYARSIVQPAGRPEVDAVYGIPPTVAIEQRLSRGGRKSTVGTTTEVWHFLRLLYVKLGTQHCVHDGAAVMPQSVDSIAAAILSRYKGQHIGLLAPLVVNRKGVYTELADWARPRGHTHLRVDGEFLPTTGFPRIDRFKEHTIELPVADFVVSADHEAELRRQLDKALEIGKGVVHVLTPLDGLAQALADGTSTRDLGTLEVFSTTRACPICATSYPELDPRLFSYNSKHGWCPDCVGTGVKLSRDQRKVLDDSVRDDKERGREQSFAEPEVDDIVDEVCPTCAGTRLNPQARAVRFANVGITDVARLSVRDVRQWVSGLMKDLALTTRETDIARDLLPEIESRLAFLEEVGLNYLTLDRGAPTLSGGEAQRIRLAAQLGSNLQGVCYVLDEPTIGLHARDNAILLNALHKLGDQGNTLVVVEHDEDTIRRADHIIDIGPSAGKRGGRVVAQGSVDDLSANGDSVTGRYLLHAMKHPLQARRRVAPPLTPALSPKGRGSEESPLSLAGEGGGEGSPWLQVKGANLHNLDNLDAAVPLQRLVVITGVSGSGKSTLARDVLLTNVAAAVTQRSTKAGREAMDKGKHPAWVGCKGLSGFETVDRVLEVDQTPIGKTPRSCPATYIGFWDTVRKLFADTLEAKARGYAPGRFSFNTGEGRCPACEGQGMRTIEMSFLPDVKVPCEVCHGARFNPETLAVTWKGKSIGDVLQMEVDEAVDFFASMPNIAHPLQLLKDVGLGYLTLGQPSPTLSGGEAQRIKLVTELSKVRDDITRRGQKAPHTLYVLDEPTVGLHMADVEKLIRVLHRLVNGGHSVVVIEHDLDVMAEADWIIDLGPEGGGGGGRIVAAAPPEEVVRLGTHTGKVLAPVLARV, encoded by the coding sequence ATGTCCGATGCTTTCCTGCCTGCCGATCTGCCTGCGGGCGCGCCCCCTGCCGCATCCCCCGACGAGGGGCGCGAGCCGCCCGCGGAGGGTGGCACGGGGCTGATCCGCATCCGGGGGGCGCGCCAGCACAACCTCAAGAACCTCGATCTCGACATCCGCACCGGTGAACTCACCGTGGTCACCGGCCCCAGCGGTTCGGGCAAGTCCAGCCTGGTGTTCGACACCCTGTTCGCCGAGGGCCAGCGCCGCTACGTGGAGACCTTCAGCGCCTACGCGCGGCAGTTCCTCGACCGCATGGACAAGCCGGCGGTGGACAAGGTGGAAGGCGTGCCACCCGCGATCGCGATCGACCAGACCAACCCGGTGCGCTCCTCGCGCTCCACCGTGGGCACCATGACGGAGCTCAACGACCACTTGAAGCTGTGGTTCGCGCGCGGCGCCGATCTGTTCGACCGCGACACCGCGCTGCCGGTGCGCCACGATTCGCCCGAGTCGATCTACGCCGAAATGCAGCAGCGCAGCGCACAGCAGAATGATCCGCGGTTGGTGGTCACCTTCCCCGTGGAATTGCCCGCCAGCACCACGCCCGAGGAGGTCGAACAATGGCTCTCGGCCAGCGGCTACACGCGGGTGCAGGCCGAGCGCATCGTGCAGCGCGAAGCCGTGGCCACCGAGGACAAGCCCGCAGGCAAAGGCAAAGCCAAGGCGGTGGCAGCCAGCGAAACGGTGAAGGTGCTCGACGTCGTGGCCGATCGCTTCCGCATCGGCACAGCGGAGTCTGCGCGTGTGATGGAGGCGATCGAGGTCGGCTTGAAGCGCGGTGGTGGCAAGCTGATGGTGTACGCGCTCGCCGACGAAGGCGAGCCAGAGATCTGGCGCTTTTCGACCGGCCTGCATTGCCCCGAGAGCGATATCCGCTACAGCGAGCCCACGCCCTCGATGTTCTCGTTCAACTCGGCGGTCGGCGCGTGCGAGGCCTGCCGGGGCTTCGGGCGTGTCATCGGTGTGGACTACGGCCTGGTCATTCCCAACGACAAGCTCACGCTGCGCGCCGGCGCGATCAAGGTGTTCCAGACCCCGGCGTGGAAAGAATGCCAGGACGATCTGATGCGGCACGCCGAAGCGGCGGGCATTCCGCGCGACACGGCCTGGGGCAAGCTCACGCCCGAGCAGCAGCACTGGGTCAAGAGCGGATCGCCGCAATGGAACGGCAAGTGGAACCAGCAGTGGTACGGCGTGGACCGCTTCTTCGAGTACCTGGAGAGCAAGGCCTACAAGATGCACATCCGCGTGCTCTTGTCCAAGTACCGCAGCTACACCGAGTGCCCGACCTGCCGTGGCGCGCGGCTCAAGACCGACAGTTTGCTCTGGCGCATCGGCACCAAGGCCCAGGCCGACGCGGTGCTGGCCCCGGCGCAACGCACCCTGCCGCAAGGCGCGCGGTGGACGCGCGCGCAACTGGAGGACTTGCCGGGCCTGTGTTTGCATGACCTGATGCTGCTGTCCTTGGACAGGCTGCGGGTGTTTTTTTCCAGCCTCGAGCCCTCACCCCAACCCTCTCCCGCAAGCGGGAGAGGGGGTACCTTCCCCTCGGCGCCCGGTATGGATGGGTCGAGTGTTTTGCTCCCTCTCCCGCTTGCGGGAGAGGGTCGGGGTGAGGGTCAGCGCCAGGCCCTCAAGCTGCTCCTCGACGAGATCAACACCCGCATCCGCTACCTCTGCGAGGTCGGCATCGGCTACCTCACGCTCGACCGCCAGAGCCGCACCCTCAGTGGCGGTGAGGTGCAGCGCATCAACCTCACCACCGCGCTCGGCACCTCGCTGGTCAACACCTTGTTCGTGCTCGACGAACCCAGCATCGGCCTGCACCCGCGCGACATGGCGCGCATCAACGATGCCATGCTGCGCCTGCGCGACGCGGGCAACACGCTGGTGGTGGTGGAGCACGACCCGGCGGTGATGCTCGCGGCCGACCGCCTGATCGACATGGGACCAGGGCCGGGCGAGCGCGGCGGGCAGATCGTGTTCGACGGCACGCCCGAGGCCATCCGATCGGCCGACACGCTCACCGGCGCCTATCTCGGTTCGCGCAAGACCATCGGCATGGGCTTCAAGCGCATGGTGACCGACAGCACACCGCGCCTCATTCTGGAAGGCGCGCGCGAGCACAACTTGAAAAACGTGTCGGTGGAGTTCCCATTGCAGCGCCTGGTGGTGGTCACCGGCGTGTCGGGCTCGGGCAAATCCAGCCTGATCCAGGACGTGCTCGCCCCCGCCTTGCTGCGCCACTTCGGCAAATCCACCGACAGCCCCGGCGCGCACGACCGCCTGCTCGGCGCGGACCACTTGAGCGAAGTGGTGTTCGTCGACCAGTCGCCCATCGGCAAGACCGCACGCTCCAACCCGGTGAGCTACGTGGGCGCGTGGGACGCCATCCGCTCGCTGTTTGCCGAAGCGCCGCTCGCGCGCCAGCGCAGCTACACGCCAGCCAAGTTCAGCTTCAACAGCGGCGACGGCCGCTGCCCCACCTGCGGCGGTTCGGGTTTCGAACACGTGGAAATGCAGTTCCTGAGCGACGTGTACCTGCGCTGCCCGGACTGCGATGGCAAGCGCTACCGGCCCGAGATCCTGGAGGTGAAGATCCAGCGTCCTTCGACAGGCTCAGGACACACGGTCGGCTTGAACGTCGCCGACGTGCTGGAGCTCACCGTGAGCGAAGCCGCCACGCTGTTCGCCAACGACCGCGAAGTCATCCGCGTGCTGCAACCCATCGTCGACGTGGGCCTGGAATACGTGAAGCTCGGCCAGCCCGTGCCCACGCTCTCCGGCGGCGAAGCGCAGCGTTTGAAGCTCGCGGGCTTCCTCGCCGAGGCCTCGAAGAACAGCAGCGCCAGCCGACAAGCCGTGGCGCGCAAGGGCACGCTGTTCCTGTTCGATGAACCGACCACGGGGTTGCATTTCGACGACATCGCCAAGCTCATGCGAAGCCTGCGCAAGCTGCTCGATGCGGGGCATTCGCTGGTGGTGATCGAGCACAACCTGGACGTGATCCGGGCCGCCGACTGGCTGATCGATCTCGGCCCCGAAGGCGGTGACGCCGGCGGCCTGATCGTGGCCGAGGGACCGCCCGAGGCGGTGCGCGAACACGCCAGCAGCCACACCGCCAAGGCCCTGCGCGACTACGCCATGAGCATGGGCGAAGTGCACCTCGTTTCCGACGCCCTCCCCTCCTGGGGGACGACCGGGGTGGGGGCGCGCCCACGCGGCCTTTCCACGGAAGGCAGCAACAGCATCCGCATCGTCAACGCCAAGGAGCACAACCTCAAGAACCTGAGCGTCGACATCCCTCGCGGCAAGTTCAACGTGATCTCGGGCGTGAGCGGCTCGGGCAAATCCACGCTGGCCTTCGACATCCTGTTCAACGAAGGCCAGCGCCGTTACCTGGAAAGCCTGAACGCGTACGCGCGCAGCATCGTGCAGCCGGCGGGCCGGCCCGAAGTGGACGCGGTCTACGGTATTCCGCCCACCGTGGCAATCGAGCAGCGCCTCTCGCGCGGCGGCCGCAAGTCCACCGTGGGCACCACCACCGAGGTGTGGCATTTCTTGCGCCTGCTCTATGTGAAATTGGGCACGCAGCACTGCGTGCACGACGGCGCGGCGGTGATGCCGCAGAGCGTGGACAGCATTGCGGCGGCCATCCTCTCGCGCTACAAGGGCCAGCACATCGGCCTGCTCGCGCCGCTGGTGGTCAACCGCAAGGGTGTGTACACCGAGCTGGCCGACTGGGCACGCCCGCGGGGCCACACGCACCTGCGCGTCGATGGTGAGTTCCTGCCCACCACCGGCTTTCCGCGCATCGACCGCTTCAAGGAGCACACGATCGAACTGCCGGTGGCCGATTTCGTGGTCAGCGCCGACCACGAAGCCGAACTGCGCCGCCAGCTCGACAAGGCCCTGGAGATCGGCAAGGGCGTGGTGCACGTGCTCACGCCGCTCGATGGCCTGGCGCAGGCCTTGGCCGACGGCACATCCACGCGCGACCTGGGCACGTTGGAAGTCTTTTCCACCACGCGCGCCTGCCCGATCTGCGCCACCAGCTACCCCGAGCTGGACCCGCGCCTGTTCTCGTACAACAGCAAACACGGCTGGTGCCCCGACTGCGTGGGCACCGGCGTGAAGCTCTCGCGCGACCAGCGCAAGGTGCTCGACGATTCGGTGCGCGACGACAAGGAGCGCGGGCGCGAACAGAGCTTCGCCGAGCCCGAGGTGGACGACATCGTGGACGAGGTCTGCCCCACCTGCGCCGGCACGCGATTGAACCCGCAGGCCCGCGCGGTTCGCTTTGCCAATGTGGGCATCACCGATGTGGCGCGTCTGTCGGTAAGAGACGTGAGGCAATGGGTGAGCGGTCTGATGAAAGATCTGGCGCTTACCACACGAGAGACCGACATCGCGCGCGATCTCTTGCCCGAAATCGAAAGCCGCCTGGCCTTCCTGGAAGAGGTGGGCTTGAACTACCTCACGCTCGATCGCGGTGCGCCCACGCTCAGCGGTGGCGAGGCCCAGCGCATCCGCCTGGCGGCGCAACTGGGCAGCAACCTGCAGGGCGTGTGCTACGTGCTCGACGAGCCCACCATCGGCCTGCACGCGCGCGACAACGCCATCCTGCTCAACGCGCTGCACAAGCTGGGCGACCAGGGCAATACGCTGGTGGTGGTGGAGCACGACGAAGACACGATCCGCCGCGCCGACCACATCATCGACATCGGCCCCAGCGCGGGCAAGCGCGGCGGGCGCGTGGTGGCGCAGGGTTCGGTGGACGATCTGTCGGCGAATGGCGACTCGGTGACGGGGCGCTACTTGTTGCACGCGATGAAGCATCCGCTGCAGGCAAGACGGCGCGTAGCGCCGCCCCTCACCCCAGCCCTCTCCCCAAAGGGGCGAGGGAGTGAAGAGAGCCCTCTCTCGCTTGCGGGAGAGGGTGGGGGTGAGGGTTCCCCCTGGCTCCAAGTGAAAGGCGCGAACCTCCACAACCTCGACAACCTCGACGCTGCCGTCCCCCTGCAACGCCTCGTCGTCATCACCGGTGTCTCCGGCTCCGGCAAATCCACCCTCGCGCGCGATGTGCTCCTGACCAACGTGGCCGCCGCCGTGACACAGCGCAGCACCAAGGCCGGGCGCGAGGCCATGGACAAGGGCAAGCACCCCGCGTGGGTCGGCTGCAAGGGTTTGAGCGGCTTCGAGACCGTGGACCGGGTGCTCGAAGTCGACCAGACCCCGATCGGCAAGACCCCGCGCAGTTGCCCTGCGACCTACATCGGCTTCTGGGACACGGTGCGCAAACTGTTCGCCGACACGCTCGAAGCCAAGGCGCGCGGCTACGCGCCGGGCCGCTTCAGCTTCAACACCGGCGAAGGCCGCTGCCCGGCCTGCGAGGGGCAGGGCATGCGCACCATCGAGATGAGCTTCCTGCCCGATGTGAAGGTGCCGTGCGAGGTGTGCCATGGGGCGCGCTTCAACCCCGAAACCCTGGCAGTGACCTGGAAGGGCAAGAGCATCGGCGACGTGCTGCAGATGGAGGTGGACGAGGCGGTGGACTTCTTCGCGTCCATGCCGAACATTGCCCACCCGTTGCAACTGCTGAAGGATGTGGGCCTGGGCTACCTCACGCTCGGACAGCCCAGCCCGACTCTTTCGGGCGGCGAGGCGCAGCGCATCAAGCTGGTGACCGAACTCAGCAAGGTGCGCGATGACATCACGCGGCGCGGCCAGAAGGCGCCGCACACCCTCTACGTGCTCGACGAACCCACCGTGGGCCTGCACATGGCCGACGTGGAAAAGCTCATCCGCGTGCTGCACCGTTTGGTGAACGGCGGCCACAGCGTGGTGGTGATCGAACACGACCTGGACGTGATGGCCGAAGCCGACTGGATCATCGACCTCGGCCCCGAAGGGGGCGGTGGCGGTGGACGCATCGTGGCGGCGGCGCCGCCCGAAGAGGTGGTGCGGCTGGGCACGCACACGGGCAAGGTGCTGGCGCCCGTGCTCGCCAGGGTCTGA
- a CDS encoding MFS transporter, with protein sequence MSEHPIPPHNPAALPTHSASEARLGLVAIFGSTFFELVGYFMLTPLLLLRLKAGGESTALAGVFAASGWLGIFFMTPFASAITQRLGRRPTLWLAALIPVIATAGFALTPVLWLWFALKIAAGMASGLRWVLAEAIVAEFSPPGQRGRYVGIFETMVGVTFIVGPLMLAWVGAESDAALWIALGFMTLGLLWSLVIPRLPDAADAHSAKVGLSGVWHALLAHPLIMTVGFVGGFFESGLTSILPLYGLALGLGATVAALLVSASGLGSAVMMLPAGVLADRMAHHPQQRWGDGRAVRLAIMRWCALITLLATLVIPFVAGTLWLAAPVAFLWGGAGGCLYTLAMIDIGSREEGITLVNSTAVLVLSYTLGGVLAPALGAAALQWAPTVGFPALLLAVAGLGWWLLRKTRMAPTEGTPRA encoded by the coding sequence GTGAGCGAGCACCCGATTCCGCCGCACAACCCGGCCGCGCTGCCCACCCATTCGGCCAGCGAGGCGCGCCTGGGCCTGGTGGCCATCTTCGGTTCCACCTTCTTCGAGCTGGTGGGCTATTTCATGCTCACGCCGCTGCTCTTGTTGCGGCTGAAAGCGGGCGGCGAATCGACCGCGCTGGCCGGCGTGTTCGCCGCCAGCGGCTGGCTCGGCATTTTCTTCATGACGCCCTTTGCCTCCGCGATCACACAGCGCCTGGGCCGGCGGCCCACGCTGTGGCTGGCGGCGCTCATTCCGGTAATTGCCACCGCCGGCTTCGCCCTCACGCCGGTGCTGTGGCTGTGGTTCGCTCTCAAGATCGCTGCCGGCATGGCCTCCGGCCTGCGCTGGGTGCTGGCCGAGGCGATCGTGGCCGAGTTCTCGCCGCCGGGACAACGTGGGCGCTACGTGGGCATTTTCGAAACCATGGTGGGCGTCACCTTCATCGTCGGGCCGCTGATGCTGGCATGGGTGGGTGCCGAGAGCGACGCCGCCTTGTGGATCGCGCTGGGCTTCATGACGCTGGGCCTGCTGTGGAGCCTGGTCATTCCGCGCCTGCCGGATGCGGCCGATGCACACAGCGCCAAGGTCGGTCTCTCGGGCGTGTGGCACGCGCTGCTGGCGCATCCGCTCATCATGACCGTGGGCTTCGTCGGCGGCTTCTTCGAGAGCGGGCTTACGTCCATCCTGCCGCTCTATGGCCTGGCACTCGGCCTGGGTGCCACTGTGGCGGCGCTGCTGGTCTCGGCCAGCGGCCTGGGCAGCGCGGTCATGATGCTGCCCGCCGGCGTGCTGGCCGATCGCATGGCCCATCACCCGCAACAGCGCTGGGGCGACGGGCGCGCGGTGCGCCTGGCCATCATGCGCTGGTGTGCGCTGATCACGCTGCTGGCCACGCTGGTGATTCCATTCGTGGCCGGCACGCTCTGGCTGGCCGCGCCAGTGGCCTTCCTGTGGGGCGGCGCGGGCGGCTGCCTGTACACGTTGGCCATGATCGACATCGGTTCGCGCGAAGAAGGCATCACCCTGGTCAACAGCACCGCCGTGCTCGTGCTCTCGTACACCCTGGGCGGCGTGCTCGCGCCCGCGCTGGGGGCGGCAGCGCTGCAGTGGGCGCCCACGGTGGGCTTTCCGGCGCTGCTGCTCGCCGTGGCGGGGCTGGGCTGGTGGTTGTTGAGAAAGACCCGAATGGCCCCAACTGAAGGAACCCCTCGGGCCTGA